From one Enterococcus sp. DIV2402 genomic stretch:
- a CDS encoding aldo/keto reductase, translating to MIQSLTDRIKLNNGTSIPGLGIGVFQIPEEQTAEVVKTGIVNGYRLIDTAEIYGNETATGLGIQEGLKATGLQREDLFITTKVWNNHLTKQETKAAFEASLARLQLEYVDLYLIHWPGNNAFEAAWSALEELYDEGKIKAIGVSNFQIHHLERLFSFAKVKPVLNQIELHPKLAQNELREFCRKHDIHIQAWSPLMQGELLTHPTILEIAEKVHQTAAQVILRWEVQQDILLVVKSIHSNRMLSNAAIFDFELASEDMARLNELNENLRVGPDPDIFDF from the coding sequence ATGATTCAATCGTTAACAGATAGAATAAAACTAAATAATGGAACATCAATACCGGGATTAGGAATAGGTGTCTTTCAAATTCCTGAAGAACAAACTGCCGAAGTTGTTAAAACTGGCATTGTGAATGGCTACCGTTTAATTGATACAGCAGAAATATATGGCAATGAAACGGCTACAGGTTTGGGAATTCAAGAAGGGCTAAAGGCAACTGGTTTACAACGTGAAGATTTATTCATTACAACTAAAGTTTGGAATAATCATTTAACAAAACAAGAAACAAAAGCAGCTTTCGAAGCAAGTTTAGCACGTTTGCAATTGGAATACGTAGATCTGTATTTGATTCATTGGCCAGGAAATAATGCATTTGAAGCAGCTTGGTCTGCATTGGAAGAATTGTATGATGAAGGAAAAATTAAAGCTATCGGTGTAAGTAATTTTCAAATTCATCATTTAGAAAGGTTATTTTCTTTTGCTAAAGTGAAACCTGTATTGAATCAAATTGAATTACATCCTAAGTTAGCACAAAACGAATTACGAGAATTTTGCCGGAAACATGACATTCATATTCAAGCTTGGTCACCATTAATGCAAGGCGAGTTGTTAACTCATCCCACGATTTTAGAAATTGCTGAAAAAGTTCATCAAACAGCAGCACAAGTTATTTTGCGTTGGGAGGTGCAACAAGATATTTTATTAGTGGTAAAGTCCATTCATTCCAATCGAATGTTGAGCAATGCTGCAATTTTTGATTTTGAATTAGCTTCGGAAGATATGGCGCGATTGAACGAATTGAACGAAAACTTACGTGTGGGACCAGATCCAGATATATTTGATTTTTAA
- a CDS encoding winged helix-turn-helix transcriptional regulator, which yields MTEKIYNIGVEATMDVIGGKWKPIILCNLREAPLRPSDLQRKIPGISQKMLTQQLRELEQSNIVHRKSYNQVPPKVEYALSQYGQTLSTVLDSLCEWGKLHVNTLQKQGHQIILLEEE from the coding sequence ATGACAGAAAAAATTTATAATATTGGTGTTGAAGCAACAATGGACGTTATTGGAGGAAAATGGAAACCGATTATTTTATGTAATTTACGTGAAGCACCGTTACGTCCAAGTGACCTTCAACGCAAAATTCCTGGTATTAGTCAGAAAATGCTCACACAACAATTACGCGAATTAGAACAATCAAATATCGTTCATCGCAAATCGTACAATCAAGTTCCGCCTAAAGTCGAATATGCCCTAAGTCAGTATGGTCAAACCTTAAGTACTGTGTTAGATAGCTTGTGCGAATGGGGTAAATTACATGTCAATACCTTACAAAAACAAGGACACCAGATTATTCTTTTGGAAGAGGAATAA
- a CDS encoding M20 family metallo-hydrolase — protein MVQSELTVHDIIEKIATFTNDPVPQITRLVYQESWTQAQDYLLGLAQKLGMDVAIDEMGNGILTIKGTKEGAVTLGSHIDSVVNAGKYDGVYGVAAAIVSVKELVEQYGQPTYDLQVLIFSEEEGSRFPMNFSGSLNVIDALPDIKQLQDREGFSFIEEREKALAPLKAKFPIGKAQMPISFAEIHIEQGPVLEIKQKQIGLVTGIVAQKKFTVTINGEANHAGTTPMSMRKDAFKHAIQLITYLENVAQQIGEPFVYTVGEIQLSPNVVNVIPGKAVFSIDVRHINAEVLDDFEEKLQAYVAKQETMIIVERWLNEPSEKMDEGFLSLLEEICHDKNSSYEKMASGAGHDTQVMNLVTKTALLFVPSRNGISHSPYEYTTAEDLERGKEILKEFIYRLAY, from the coding sequence ATGGTTCAATCAGAATTAACGGTTCATGACATCATCGAAAAAATAGCAACTTTTACGAATGATCCAGTACCGCAAATCACGCGGTTGGTTTACCAAGAAAGCTGGACACAAGCGCAAGACTATCTCTTAGGACTTGCTCAAAAATTAGGTATGGATGTGGCTATTGATGAAATGGGCAATGGTATTTTAACGATTAAAGGCACAAAAGAAGGCGCTGTGACTTTAGGTAGTCATATTGATTCCGTAGTAAATGCTGGTAAATATGATGGGGTATACGGTGTCGCAGCAGCGATTGTTTCTGTAAAAGAATTGGTTGAGCAATATGGTCAACCGACATATGATTTGCAAGTATTGATCTTTTCTGAAGAAGAAGGTAGTCGTTTTCCCATGAATTTCTCAGGTTCATTGAATGTGATTGATGCCTTACCGGATATAAAACAACTGCAAGATCGAGAGGGTTTCTCTTTTATCGAGGAGCGTGAAAAGGCATTGGCACCGTTAAAAGCCAAATTTCCGATAGGGAAGGCGCAAATGCCTATCAGTTTTGCTGAAATCCATATTGAACAAGGCCCTGTATTAGAAATCAAACAAAAACAAATTGGACTTGTAACAGGAATTGTGGCTCAAAAGAAATTTACTGTAACAATTAATGGCGAAGCGAATCATGCAGGAACAACTCCTATGTCGATGCGTAAAGATGCTTTCAAACATGCGATTCAATTGATTACTTATTTAGAAAATGTTGCCCAACAAATTGGAGAGCCTTTTGTATATACCGTTGGAGAAATACAGTTAAGCCCTAATGTAGTCAATGTTATTCCCGGAAAAGCTGTTTTTTCTATTGATGTCCGTCATATCAATGCAGAGGTATTGGATGACTTTGAAGAAAAACTACAGGCGTATGTTGCAAAACAAGAAACAATGATTATCGTAGAACGCTGGTTAAATGAACCTTCTGAAAAAATGGATGAAGGTTTCTTATCATTATTAGAAGAAATTTGCCACGATAAAAATAGTAGCTACGAAAAAATGGCAAGTGGTGCTGGCCACGATACCCAGGTCATGAATCTTGTGACCAAAACAGCGTTATTATTTGTTCCAAGTCGCAATGGCATTTCACATTCTCCGTATGAGTATACCACTGCGGAAGATTTAGAACGCGGCAAAGAAATTTTGAAAGAATTTATTTATCGCCTAGCGTATTAA
- the efeB gene encoding iron uptake transporter deferrochelatase/peroxidase subunit yields the protein MSKKEDKLFEKKISRRDMLKLSALTGVGIVAATSGVTTSIDLLQQATKQTNAQQVVDFFGTYQAGIVTPQQEYGYFVAFDLTLNTVKEVKQLLRDWTMLAQTVTKGETMENPNNELLPPNDTGDSLGLNAQNLTITIGYGLSLFEKDGVDRFGIRDKKPIYLNSMPKMAHDSLQSELSDGDILFQVCSDDRQVAFHAVRNLIRMSSGRATVRFLENGFIKGGKDETPRNLFGFKDGTANVEHDTKTGYDAVVWADQTEPTWFQEGTYLGYRKIKMLLEIWDRSSLLDQEDTFGRKKESGAAYGRQEEFEPVILSKQPIDSHVKLAKDVKKKMHRRAYSYQNGIDEITGTIDAGLLFIAFTQNPEEQYIPMLQLMGRKDKLNEYTIPIGNGLYACQKGLKKGEYFGQQLFAN from the coding sequence ATGAGTAAGAAAGAAGACAAGTTATTTGAAAAAAAGATTTCTCGGCGTGACATGTTAAAATTATCTGCTCTGACTGGTGTAGGAATTGTTGCGGCTACTTCTGGCGTGACAACTTCAATAGACTTGTTGCAACAAGCGACTAAACAGACAAATGCACAGCAAGTCGTTGATTTTTTTGGAACCTATCAAGCAGGGATTGTTACCCCGCAACAAGAATATGGTTATTTTGTTGCATTTGATTTGACCTTAAACACTGTGAAAGAAGTAAAACAACTATTAAGAGATTGGACCATGCTTGCACAAACCGTTACTAAAGGTGAAACCATGGAAAATCCTAACAATGAGCTATTGCCGCCGAATGACACTGGCGATAGTTTAGGCTTAAATGCACAAAATTTAACGATTACGATTGGTTATGGTCTGTCTTTGTTTGAAAAAGATGGTGTCGACCGTTTTGGCATTCGCGATAAGAAACCTATTTATCTCAATTCAATGCCTAAGATGGCGCACGATTCGTTGCAATCAGAGTTGTCGGATGGAGATATTTTATTCCAAGTTTGTTCTGATGATCGGCAAGTTGCGTTCCACGCCGTGCGTAATTTAATTCGAATGAGTTCGGGACGAGCAACAGTTCGTTTTTTAGAAAACGGATTTATCAAAGGTGGCAAAGACGAAACACCTCGTAATTTATTTGGTTTCAAAGATGGAACAGCAAATGTTGAACATGATACAAAAACAGGCTATGATGCAGTTGTGTGGGCCGATCAGACAGAACCAACGTGGTTTCAAGAAGGGACCTATCTCGGTTATCGGAAAATCAAGATGCTTTTGGAAATTTGGGATCGTTCAAGTTTATTAGATCAAGAAGATACCTTTGGACGTAAAAAAGAATCTGGGGCAGCTTATGGGCGTCAAGAAGAGTTTGAACCGGTCATTTTGTCTAAACAGCCGATTGATTCCCATGTTAAATTAGCCAAAGATGTTAAAAAGAAAATGCATCGGCGGGCGTATTCTTATCAAAATGGGATTGACGAGATAACCGGTACTATTGATGCTGGTTTGTTATTTATTGCGTTTACTCAAAATCCTGAAGAACAATATATTCCCATGCTACAACTAATGGGTAGAAAAGATAAACTAAACGAATACACAATTCCGATTGGTAATGGCTTGTATGCTTGCCAAAAAGGCTTAAAAAAAGGTGAGTACTTTGGCCAACAATTATTTGCGAATTAA
- the efeO gene encoding iron uptake system protein EfeO translates to MKNKILGILFVSTMVLGACGTTTKSADSTEEQATSTTTSEVAANDVDDAALKKEIQTMRDELATVKDAVDKQDAKALLDNSKAMHKHWLAFENDVRKAYPLEYSTVEKYETPIFYGAQYDKPDFEVIAENVTGLEDSLTKLENAKQTKAKTSEVLDQAVQNYQSYLQEQSDLLVTATKKFTDAVRNNDIEAAKTEYVKSRVFYERIEPVAESFGDLDPDIDARINDVDSEADWTGFHVIERALWENNTTEGMKEFADKLDADVKKLDDQVKTLEMEPTQMVAGAMELLNEAATTKITGEEEAYSHTDLSDLAANVEGSKVVYQAIIPALNENDEELANQLDTQFNTMEEKLAAYQSGDSYVDYTELSKEQIREISTELSTLAELMAKTGAIFN, encoded by the coding sequence ATGAAAAATAAAATTTTAGGTATCTTATTCGTATCAACAATGGTGTTAGGTGCATGTGGAACCACAACTAAATCTGCTGATTCAACAGAAGAACAAGCAACATCTACAACAACTAGTGAAGTTGCTGCAAACGATGTCGATGACGCAGCCTTAAAAAAAGAAATTCAAACGATGCGTGATGAATTAGCAACAGTTAAAGATGCCGTAGATAAACAAGATGCTAAAGCGTTACTTGATAATTCAAAAGCGATGCACAAACATTGGTTAGCGTTTGAAAATGATGTTCGTAAAGCCTATCCGTTAGAATACAGCACGGTCGAAAAATATGAAACACCAATCTTTTATGGTGCACAATACGATAAACCTGATTTTGAAGTGATTGCTGAAAATGTTACTGGTTTAGAAGACTCATTAACGAAATTAGAAAATGCCAAACAAACAAAAGCAAAAACATCAGAAGTTCTAGATCAAGCAGTTCAAAATTATCAAAGCTATTTGCAAGAACAAAGTGATTTATTAGTCACTGCAACAAAAAAATTCACGGATGCGGTACGCAATAATGACATTGAGGCAGCAAAAACAGAATATGTGAAATCACGTGTATTTTATGAACGAATTGAACCAGTAGCAGAAAGCTTTGGTGATTTAGATCCTGATATTGATGCACGTATTAATGATGTTGACTCTGAAGCCGATTGGACTGGTTTCCATGTAATTGAACGTGCGCTGTGGGAAAATAATACGACAGAAGGCATGAAAGAATTTGCGGATAAATTAGATGCTGATGTTAAAAAATTAGACGACCAAGTAAAAACGTTGGAAATGGAACCAACACAAATGGTTGCTGGGGCGATGGAATTACTGAATGAAGCAGCGACGACAAAAATTACTGGGGAAGAAGAAGCCTACTCACATACCGATTTATCCGATTTAGCAGCTAACGTAGAAGGCTCAAAAGTTGTTTATCAAGCAATTATTCCTGCCTTGAATGAAAATGACGAAGAATTAGCAAACCAATTAGACACGCAATTCAACACAATGGAAGAAAAATTAGCAGCCTATCAATCTGGTGATAGTTATGTGGATTATACAGAATTGAGTAAAGAACAGATTCGTGAAATCAGTACAGAATTATCAACACTAGCTGAATTGATGGCGAAAACCGGCGCAATTTTTAATTAA